In Podarcis muralis chromosome 7, rPodMur119.hap1.1, whole genome shotgun sequence, the genomic stretch acatttgaacttggcgcgcgttcgctacccctgaccttcctcttgacagttacactactctctgtactactctccgccccttccggcaggacgtcttgccccgatctccttcccctctctgcttcctgctctgcttcgtctgtcacactgggaactccaccctcttcactccgttccggcggggaagccggccccgatctcccactcccactgggggttcccctgctgctcccctgctcctgacgagtcccccctgtggctccccttggcctgaccaggggcgcccccttttgggaatcctccgattcacttgaaagactcatggaattcctcaagtcattgtcatcctcttccttatcgacctgggattcttcccccttgctctcagtctcctccctcatctgtgcctctctccctgaacccctgacagtaaatATTACCAAGTTAaatacagagagaaagaaatagaaaagaaaagaaagaaaaaatgaagcagtcaagaaaatgattaaaaaaagaaaaaaagaccaaagatttatacaACATTATATCaatcaaatatatttatttatttttgcaaaaaacTTCCAATCTTTTTCGTTATGCTTTTTCTGTTGTCATGGTATTATCGCGTAGTTTTGTTTTATATCCTTTTTCTTACATTCCACTATAAAGTTTATTTCAGTTATCTATTATTTGCAAGTATTGTTCCAATTCTGCTAAGATGGTATCATTTTTGCAATATAGTCTTATATATTCCTTCAATATTTTCCATTCTCTGTTTTCTGGTAAAAAGAGCAGCCTTCAGAAATTCTGCACATTGGGATAATCTGTCAATTCCAGGTTCTCTGTTACTCCGTTATACCAATCCAGTCTGGTACAGTGGCTAGAGCATTGGACCTGCGTTCAAATCCTCCACTCactggccatgaaactcactgtggtgacctggggccagtccctgcctctcagcccaacctacctcacaggattgttgtgggggaaTGAATGTATGCGACCATGTGCTCCTTAGAGGACAAGGTAGAATATaagttctaataataataataatcttagatCCAGTCCCCCACATCTGTATATCAatctgccatttatttattttttgaagtttcatttaattttattaaaatgcatattaatGGTGTggtctattttttttaatagacttGTAGTTTCTAACATATTCTAACACATCtcagctccctttcctcctctcctttcgTATCTCACACCTGTTTTCGGAGATGAGTCTGTTCTAAGCTTGATTTTTGTGTTTTAGTAAAAATCTAttcgtgttttttttaataatcctTGTGAAAATCAATTGATGTGAATTTCCCTTAATAGAtacaagttgttgtttttgtaaagcAGTTctccctaaaataatgcattctCATGTGCTACTTTCACcaaaacatatgcatttttatgcacagtttACCTGGATATAATTTAAttctgtacacattgcttggctggagacttgcattgcaaaattgggaaAAGTGCACATTTCAAATATTGCAGGGGGCCTGTGTTTTGCTTcatgtaatcatcatcatcatcatcatcatcatcatcatcatcatcatcaatactttatctataccccacccatctggctaggtttccccagccaccctgggcagctattgtttatgtattgtttcaagtagggatgcgggtggcgctgtggtctaaaccatgggtaggcaaactaaggcccgggggccggatctggcccaattgccttctaaatccggctcgtggacggtctgggaatcagtgtgtttacatgagtagaatgtgtgcttttatttaaaatgcatctctgggttatttgtggggcataggaatttgttcatttatttatttttccaaaatatagtccggctccccaaaaggtctgagggacagtggaccagccccctgctgaaaaagtttactgccccctggtctaaaccactgagcctcttgggcttgctgattagaaggttggcggttcaaatctctgcgacggggtgtgctcctgttgctctgtcccagcttctgccaacctagcagtttgaaagcacaccagtgcaagtagataaataggtaccgctccggtgggaaggtaaacagtatttccatgcactctggcttccgtcacggtgtccagaagcggtttagtcctgctggccacatgacccggaaatctgtctgtggacaaatgctggctccctcggcctgaaagcgagatgagcgccacaaccccatagttgcctgtgactggacttaactctccAAGGGTCCTTGACCTTACTTTTACcttatgtattgtttcagaaagtgtgaattagataggtttgtctttaaatgcaaatgaaatCTAGCGTCTCCTGAATCTCCATCCCCAGCACTGAATTTTCCTCCATTTCAGCCTTCTGTATCCTGGAGGAGCTTTGAAATTACACAACTAGTTCTGGGAATGGGTGTGGCTATGCAAATACATGTTTGAAAGGAAAGAACACGCGAGAGGATGAGGAACAAGTAGATCCAACAGCAGGGGGCAAAAGAGCAAATgtgtttgatttttattgtttcaaGCAACCATCTCTGTGCCAAAAGTaagaaagtttgtttgttttagaaaaaagaaaaaaagaaaaaagaaaacacaaacatacaagaggtcaaagaaataaataaatcaataaattaagaaataaataacacGGGAAGCATGATTCCAGAGGACTTTTTGGGGAAAGCACACGTCTTCAGAAATTCACATGTTGTCAAAAGGTCGGGCGCTTTTCTAGGGCAGGGTGGGTGAGCTGACGGCAGGAAAGCGGATCTTAATTCCTCCTCGACCCTAGAAGCaaaaggttaaaaaagaaaaggatttaGAATCATAGGATTAGAAGGGGTCCTGAGAGTCATctggtccacccccctgcaatgcaggaatatatagCTGTTATTTTACCAGCTTTATACACCCCAGTAAGATTTATTCCTTGCCTTTTTTATTAGAGGTATGTGAGCCAAGCAAGAGAACTTGGGAGATCCATTACTGTTCCTAGATTGAtcagtgggaggaagcagctgggaagCAGATTCTGGCGAAACACCAGACTTCCAAGATGCCAGATATTCACCCTTGAAGCGTTTGGTGCTAAGAACGGGGACTCATGGAGAGTTGCAACAGGCAGCTCTCACTAAAGAGGGAGTTGCCTGTCGCAACCCTGTACGAGTCCCTGTTCTGGGCATCGATGGGAAGGATTTGCAGGTTTAGCCCGTGGACCAAAACGAAGCATGCATCTGTGATCATACGCTTGGAGGGATGTGTGATTTCCTGTAATTCTCCCAGAAAGCGCTATTCTAGGTCAGGCAAtaacaagggggtggggtggggagggctcACCTCTGCATCCCATCGCAGTCACTTCCCCGATCCGGTCCAGTCTCCTCCCGAAACAGCTCTTCGCTGTCTGGATTCCCCGCATGCGTTTAAGCAAGGCGCTGCGGTCGGAGAGGAATGGGGCTGAATAGGCCGGGGTCTCCACTTGCTGGCTGTTGCCGTCATCCAGGAACTCAGTCAGTCCCTCCCTCTGGCTTTCAGGATCTTCTAGGTTGGGGCTGTTCTGCAGATCTTCCATCAGGGAGACTTTCTCCTCCAGCCTCTGCAGAAGGGCCTGAATGGAAAATGAATATAATGATCCTCTTTCGTTCCTCTGCATTGCCTCCAAACCTTTCTGCTGCCTGAacctcaccttccttccttccttccttccttccttccttccttccttccttccttccttccttccttccttccttccttccttccttccttccttccttcctccctccctccctccctccctctctccctctctttctttctttctttctttctttctttctttctttctttctttctttctttctttctttctttctccttccttccttcctccctccctccctccctccctccctccctccctccctccctttctttctttctttctttctttctttctttctttctttctttctttctttctttctttctctctccttccttccttccttccttccttccttccttccttccttccttccttccttccttcctggggtTCAGCTAGCTCAGCAGTTCCCAAACTTTTCCAGCCTTCCCCcatccccttggttccataaactcctTCTTTGTGCCCGCTGCTCTactctataaaaagcattattcagaatatcaGTTGGCATATATAATAACCCAATAAAATTCGAAGCAGGAACAATTAATGGCACACCTGTTCAGTATCCTGTTTAGACATTTTAGTTCGATGAATTTGACACAACTGATGAATTTGacccagcttttcaaagtctgataggtgctgtgattctccaggggTCTGGCTTCACCCCCATGGTTGTACGCCATTGATTATTGAGACAGATGGCAAGCAACCCCCTGCCACTGCCTTGCCTATTAGTGCCCCCTAGGTAATCCCACCACTGCCCCCCCAGCGGGCACTACTGTCTACTTTGGGAATGGCTGAGACAGGTAATTTTAGACCCTGAACACCACAGTCTTATTTAGTTACTTTTATTATTTCGTTATGGgactcgggtggcactgtgggttaaaccacagagcctagggcttgccgatcagaaggtcggcggttcgaatccccgctacggggtgagctcccgttgctcggtccctgctcctgccaacctagcagttcgaaagcacgtcaaagtgcaagtagataaataggtaccgctctggcgggaaggtaaacggcgtttccgtgcactgctctggtttgccagaagcggcttagtcatgctggccacatgacctggaagctgtacgccggctccctcggccagtaaagcgagatgagcgccgcaaccccagagttggcaacgactggacctaatggtcaagggtccctttacctttattattttgttatttgttAGGTTTCCATcccacctcctccttcctccaaggagcttgaggtggcatacattgttctcatttaatcccctcaacaaccctgtgaggtaggctaagctaAGAGACAgggactggcctaaggtcacctcAGATGACCTTCATGGccaagcaggaatttgaaccctggtctctcaggtcctagtctgagaCTCTAACCATTAGGCCATGCTGCCTTTTTAATGGGAGAAGGGTCGTACTTCGGTGGTAGAgcacgtgctttgcatgcagaaggtcccaggctcacccCCTAGCTTGTTCCTGGCTTCTGCCTGTTCCTGGAAACTGGGATTGTCGTTCTGCAAATACAATTCTTTCTTTCGGGCTTGTGATTTTAAAGATATGAAACATGCATTTTGCTGCTGAGCTCCAGGTCTCCTAAACTGAGTCAGATGCCTTCAAGAAGTTAACAAGGAAGACACCTGATCATTCAAGAACCAGGGTGCTGGAGTGGTTAGAGTGACTATTCGgccagggcctgggagaccagggttcaaatcctccctcagccaggaagctcactggctgaccttaGGCCcactccctgcctctcagcctagcctacctcacagggtcgttgcagggattaaatgaggaggggggagaagcaggtttgccaccttgagctcctctgaGAAAAAGGTGGGACCGAAACAtaacaaataccatatttttcactctataggacgcaccagaccataggagggggagaacaggcaaaaatctttttcttgttctccccctctaaaacaaggtgcgttcaaggtgcattcacacaaagcctccagagcgcagcgggagttcccactgggctctggaggcttcaggttcctttcgacctgctctttggggctggcggggtcccgctgtgctccaaagcCTTCAGGGAtagctttgcgcagccatccccaagctagaacaatGAGACGGAGTGCTCCCCAGTGCTCTGTcacgctgttctggcttcggggacagcctttgtaGTCtctgcagggcagtggggtgaaggcagaggctttgcgcagccatccccaagctagaacagcgagacggagcactcctcagcgctccgtctccctgttctggctttgggcttagccgcgcatcctgcattcgctctataggatgcacacacatttccccttaatttttggaggggggaaagtgagtcttatggagcgaaaaatacggtaaataaatctGTCTATTTCAGCTTGTCATCTTCCCAGTCTTAAAATTCGTCACTCCACATCTCTGCAGCAGAAAATCCATACGTGCAAATTTCTATAAGCAATTTTGACCAGCATATACACATTTGCACAAGCAGAGTGCCCCAACGTGACGTATTTTAGCACATTCCTTTTCGCTGGCCTCTGCACTTTTGCACACACTTGTTGACGGAGACAAAATTGGGAGATGTGTGAGTTTCAAAGGTCCCTTCTGCAAAGGGGATCAACTTTCTTCCCCGACCCTTCCTACATGTCAgggttgtgagggtaaaatgcgGGAGATGGAGGGGAGAAAAACATAGGCCACCTTGAGGCGGAATATGAATGCAATAAcaggtgataaataaataaatcccagttaGACTCTCCGTAACATGGAAAAGCCTTGTCTCCCTGGCACAAGCCTGGAATCCTTTAtgaattttat encodes the following:
- the LOC114602800 gene encoding natriuretic peptides A-like, with translation MDTHGSTAVTFVLLFLLCFQHPMAHPIDSLSPAKELASMEALLQRLEEKVSLMEDLQNSPNLEDPESQREGLTEFLDDGNSQQVETPAYSAPFLSDRSALLKRMRGIQTAKSCFGRRLDRIGEVTAMGCRGSRRN